From a single Asticcacaulis sp. MM231 genomic region:
- a CDS encoding FAD-binding oxidoreductase, whose amino-acid sequence MSTSAFAEAPPVAPDVIAQIKAVVGEAGYSEDAMRVDPKLTEWRGKWKGHTPLLVLPKSTEEVAAVVKICYDNNVAITPQGGNTGLVGGQIPFGEILISLERMKAIRDVAPTDDTMVLEAGLTLLDAQQTAEKANRYFPLSLAAEGTATVGGVISTNAGGTAVLRYGVTRDLVSGLEVVLPNGEIFNGLKRLRKDNTGYDIKHMFIGAEGTLGIITAASLKLFPIMNSRSTAIVAFESSQKAIDLLVRAKQETGGQVEAFELMGRYGLSLVLKNIPDTREPLGAEYPWYALIEVASGDPEGASASMERLLEAAFEEDLVLDAVIAQNETQAAEFWRLREDHSAAEKVEGAAWKHDISVPLSRMAEYMEEGAKAIEAFLPGARLVAFGHVGDGNVHFNVIVPVGMDPATFNAMRDEGAKVVHDLVHQYEGSISAEHGLGRMKTQEALLYKDPVAIAAMQALRLALDPKRIMNPHVLF is encoded by the coding sequence ATGTCCACGTCTGCTTTCGCCGAAGCCCCGCCAGTCGCTCCAGATGTCATCGCCCAGATTAAGGCTGTGGTTGGTGAGGCCGGTTATAGCGAAGACGCAATGCGGGTCGATCCGAAGCTGACCGAATGGCGCGGCAAATGGAAAGGGCATACGCCCCTTCTGGTCCTGCCGAAATCGACCGAGGAAGTCGCGGCTGTCGTCAAGATATGCTACGATAACAACGTGGCCATCACCCCCCAGGGCGGCAATACCGGGCTGGTCGGCGGCCAAATTCCGTTCGGTGAAATCCTGATCTCGCTTGAACGCATGAAGGCGATCCGCGACGTGGCCCCGACCGACGACACCATGGTGCTCGAAGCCGGCCTGACCCTGCTGGATGCCCAACAGACCGCTGAAAAAGCCAATCGCTATTTCCCGCTCTCTCTGGCCGCCGAAGGCACCGCCACAGTCGGCGGCGTCATCTCGACCAATGCCGGCGGCACGGCCGTGCTGCGCTATGGCGTGACGCGCGATCTGGTATCAGGGCTTGAGGTGGTGCTGCCCAATGGTGAAATTTTCAACGGCCTGAAGCGCCTGCGCAAGGACAATACCGGTTACGACATCAAACACATGTTCATAGGTGCCGAGGGCACGCTCGGCATTATTACCGCAGCCTCGCTCAAGCTGTTCCCGATCATGAATTCGCGCTCCACCGCCATTGTGGCGTTTGAAAGCTCACAGAAGGCTATCGACCTGCTGGTGCGCGCCAAGCAGGAAACCGGCGGTCAGGTCGAGGCGTTCGAGCTGATGGGGCGTTACGGCCTTTCGCTGGTGCTCAAGAATATTCCTGATACCCGCGAACCGCTGGGCGCCGAATATCCGTGGTACGCCCTGATCGAGGTCGCGTCCGGCGATCCTGAAGGCGCCTCCGCCTCGATGGAACGCCTGCTCGAAGCGGCCTTCGAGGAAGATCTGGTGCTTGATGCCGTTATCGCCCAGAACGAAACCCAAGCCGCCGAATTCTGGCGCCTGCGCGAAGATCACTCAGCCGCCGAAAAGGTGGAGGGCGCGGCCTGGAAACACGATATCTCTGTGCCGCTGTCACGCATGGCTGAATATATGGAGGAAGGCGCAAAAGCGATCGAGGCCTTCCTGCCGGGTGCGCGCCTGGTAGCTTTTGGCCACGTCGGCGACGGCAATGTCCACTTTAACGTCATCGTGCCGGTCGGGATGGATCCTGCTACCTTCAACGCCATGCGCGACGAAGGCGCCAAGGTCGTCCACGACCTGGTGCATCAGTATGAGGGTTCGATTTCCGCTGAACATGGCCTGGGCCGTATGAAAACGCAGGAAGCCCTGCTTTATAAAGACCCGGTGGCTATCGCCGCCATGCAGGCCCTGCGATTAGCGCTGGACCCGAAGCGCATCATGAACCCGCACGTATTGTTTTAG
- a CDS encoding NUDIX hydrolase → MQDTKPNPSGQPGLYPVPAVGVVCWRGEEVLLIKRGWAPRLGDWSIPGGKVNLGESLHAAALRELYEETGVVAEIGPLLAVYEIIEAQFHYVLIDYAANWKSGEAHAGDDAAEARFMSLDEAMSLINKDDMRDVLMRSSLY, encoded by the coding sequence GTGCAAGACACAAAACCTAATCCTTCAGGTCAGCCTGGCTTATATCCTGTACCTGCGGTGGGCGTAGTGTGCTGGCGTGGCGAAGAGGTGCTGCTTATAAAGCGGGGCTGGGCGCCCCGTTTAGGAGACTGGTCGATCCCTGGTGGCAAGGTTAATCTTGGTGAAAGCCTGCATGCTGCGGCGCTGCGAGAGCTTTATGAGGAAACTGGCGTTGTTGCGGAAATTGGCCCTTTACTCGCCGTTTACGAGATAATTGAGGCGCAGTTTCACTACGTGCTTATCGACTATGCGGCGAATTGGAAAAGTGGCGAGGCCCACGCTGGCGATGATGCGGCGGAAGCGCGTTTTATGTCTCTGGATGAGGCTATGTCTTTGATAAATAAGGACGATATGCGCGATGTGTTGATGCGTTCCAGTCTTTATTAA